GCGGAGCTGGAGGACTTCCTCCACCCGCTGGCCCGTCGCCTGGGCGACGCGCTGCACGCCCACCCGTTCACCCCGGCACCGGGCCGCGAGGTCGGCGAAGCGCTGGTCGCCGCGCACTGCACCAGCCCCGACGCGCTCCCGCACATCCTCGGCGTCGTCGAGTCCTACCTCGTGCTCTACGGCAGCGCCCCCGGCCTGCTCGACGTGGACGACGCCAGGTCGCGCTGCGCCAGGCTCCAGCACGCCATGGCCGCCGGCTTCACCCGCGCCGTGCGCGAGCGCACCCTCGCCGAGCAAGAGGCGCTCTCCCGCGCCGCGCTCGCCGCCCAGTCGGCCGTCGGAGAGGCACTGCACGCCTCGGAGACCCGCTTCCGCACCGTCTTCAAGGACGCCACCATCGGCATCGGCATCGCCGACATGAGCGGCCGGCTGCGCGACGCCAACGGCGCCCTCGCCCGGATGTTCGGGCACTCGGAGGAGGAGATGCGCCGCCGCAACATCAACGACTGGGTGCATCCCGACGACGCCCCCGAGGTGTGGCGGCTCCACCGCGAGCTGGCCCGCGGCGAGCGCGACCACTTCCGCGTCGAGAAGCCCTACCAGCGCCCCGACGGCACGGTGCTGTGGACCAACCTCACGGTCTCCCTGCTGCGGGACGCCGAGGGGGAGCCGCGCTACCAGCTCGCGCTCATGGAGGACATCACCGAGCGCCGCCTGCTCCACCTGCGGCTGCGCTACGAGGCCACCCACGACGAGCTGACCGGGCTGCCCAACCGCACGCTGTTCGCCGAGCGCCTCGACCGGATCCTGGCGCCGAGCAGCGGGGTGAGCCGGTTCGGGCTGTGCTACCTCGACATCGACGGCTTCAAGACCGTCAACGACAGCCTGGGGCACGCCGTCGGCGACCAGCTGCTGATCTCCGTCGCCGAGCGCATCCAGTCCTGCACCACCGCGCCCGCGCATCTGGTGGCCCGGATCGGCGGGGACGAGTTCGTCATCCTGATCTCCGACCCTGCCAACCGCGAGGAGGTCACCGGCCTGGCGCGCGCCGCGCTGGCCGCGCTGGCCACCCCCATCTCCGTGGACGGGCGCGAGCTGTCCGTACGCGCCAGCATCGGCATCGTCGAGGGCCGCTCGGGCGAGCTGGAGCCCGCCGAGGTGCTGCGCAGCGCGGACATCACGATGTACCGCGCCAAGGACGCCGGCGGCAACCGCTACGAGCTGGCCGACCCCGACTCGGACGCGCGCGCCATAGACCGGCACAGCCTCACCAACCACCTGCCCGCCGCGCTGGAGCGGGACGAGTTCTTCCTGGAGTACCAGCCGCTCATCCGGATGAGCGACGGCAAGGTCGACGGCGCCGAGGCGCTGGTGCGCTGGAAGCATCCGGTGCACGGCAGGCTGGGCCCCGACCGCTTCATACCGCTGGCCGAACACACCGGGCTCATCGTGCCGTTGGGGCGCTGGGTGCTGGAGCAGGCCGTGGCCCAGACCAGCACCTGGGCGGGCGGGAAGCCGCTGCGCGTGAACGTCAACCTCTCGCCGCGCCAGCTGCACCACCCGGACCTGGTGCCCGACACCATCGCCGTTCTGGAGGCCGCGGGGGTGTCCCCGTCCTCACTGTGCCTGGAGGTCACCGAGAGCGCGCTGATCGGCGCGGACGAGGCCGAGCTGAAGCCGCTGTGGCAGCTGGCGGAGCTGGGGGTGGACATCGCGCTGGACGACTTCGGCACGGGCTACTCCAACCTCGCCAACCTGCGCAAGCTGCCCGCCACCACCCTCAAGCTCGACCGCTCCTTCACCCAGGGACTCCAGCGCCACCCCTCCGACCCGGTCGATGTCACCTTCGTCGAGGGCATCGTCTCGCTGGCGCACGCGCTGGGCCTGGCGGTGACCGTGGAGGGCGTGGAGACGGAGCACCAGGCCGCCCAGCTGCGCGACCTGGGGTGCGACACGGCGCAGGGCTGGTACTACGCGCGGCCGTCCTCGGCCGCCGAGTTCGCGAAGGACTGGGCCATCACGGGGTGACCGGGCAGGGGCCCGGCCACCGGGCGCCTACCGGCCGGCCACCAGGTGAGCCTCGAACCACTCCAGCAGATCGGCCTGGACCTCGTCCCGGTTGGTCTCGTTGAGGATCTCGTGCCGCGCCTGCGGGTAGCCGCGCCAGCTCAGGTCGCGCAGGCCCAAGTAGCGGTAGTCCTCCAGGAGTTCGTAGACGAGCGTCATGCCCTGGTTGCACGGGTCGAGCTCGCCCACGGCGACGTGCACGGGCAGCTCACGGGGAATCCTGGCGAGCTGGGCCGGATCGTTGATCTTGCGGGAGCCGAGCACCCAGTCGAGCGAGAGCCCCGCGCTGAACGCGAAGCCGCACCGCTCGTCCTGAGCGTAGCGATCGACCTCCGCCTCGTCGCGCGAGAGCCACTCGAAGCCGGTGCGGTGCGGGAAGGCGTCGTTGAAGGAGCCGAACAGCTCGGGAACGAAGCCGGAGACCGCGTCGCGCCCGCCCTTCACGATCTCCTCCTCCAGCCGCCGGATGTCGCTTTCCGCCTCACTGCCCGGCAGCGAGCGGAAGGTCCCCGAGAGCACCAGCCCGCTCAGCCCCGACCCGTGCTCCTGGGCGTAGTCCCGGGCCAGTTGGGAGCCCATGCTGTGCCCGAGGAAGAAGAACGG
This sequence is a window from Streptomyces sp. NBC_01775. Protein-coding genes within it:
- a CDS encoding putative bifunctional diguanylate cyclase/phosphodiesterase, coding for MAPRQSRRTGGRHRPRRLRRSGPQGRTGRVTSEDEREGLDDGSEDGLRRFARIWSRAIYPATQTSLTRAELEDFLHPLARRLGDALHAHPFTPAPGREVGEALVAAHCTSPDALPHILGVVESYLVLYGSAPGLLDVDDARSRCARLQHAMAAGFTRAVRERTLAEQEALSRAALAAQSAVGEALHASETRFRTVFKDATIGIGIADMSGRLRDANGALARMFGHSEEEMRRRNINDWVHPDDAPEVWRLHRELARGERDHFRVEKPYQRPDGTVLWTNLTVSLLRDAEGEPRYQLALMEDITERRLLHLRLRYEATHDELTGLPNRTLFAERLDRILAPSSGVSRFGLCYLDIDGFKTVNDSLGHAVGDQLLISVAERIQSCTTAPAHLVARIGGDEFVILISDPANREEVTGLARAALAALATPISVDGRELSVRASIGIVEGRSGELEPAEVLRSADITMYRAKDAGGNRYELADPDSDARAIDRHSLTNHLPAALERDEFFLEYQPLIRMSDGKVDGAEALVRWKHPVHGRLGPDRFIPLAEHTGLIVPLGRWVLEQAVAQTSTWAGGKPLRVNVNLSPRQLHHPDLVPDTIAVLEAAGVSPSSLCLEVTESALIGADEAELKPLWQLAELGVDIALDDFGTGYSNLANLRKLPATTLKLDRSFTQGLQRHPSDPVDVTFVEGIVSLAHALGLAVTVEGVETEHQAAQLRDLGCDTAQGWYYARPSSAAEFAKDWAITG
- a CDS encoding alpha/beta hydrolase, with the protein product MAGRRDDFTTVADGTPVATYTWLPESEVRALVQIAHGAAEHAQRYDRFARFLTGHGLAVVASDHRGHGATAQHTGGYGAVGAEGWRSTVADLKQIGDRVRAEVPDGAPFFFLGHSMGSQLARDYAQEHGSGLSGLVLSGTFRSLPGSEAESDIRRLEEEIVKGGRDAVSGFVPELFGSFNDAFPHRTGFEWLSRDEAEVDRYAQDERCGFAFSAGLSLDWVLGSRKINDPAQLARIPRELPVHVAVGELDPCNQGMTLVYELLEDYRYLGLRDLSWRGYPQARHEILNETNRDEVQADLLEWFEAHLVAGR